The nucleotide window catGATAAACTGATGCTATATTTCTCAGTGTATCAAATGTTACTACAGTTGTTTCTAGAGTTAGTTGACTTTAGAAACTCTATACATGGCTAATGGCTAATCATTAAGTACACAGGATAAATTGTCACTTTATTGCCCATTATAAAATCATAACCACATGGCAGCTTGATAAAGATGGAAGCATGCCAATGAATTATATTATAGAGACCAGATATCCTCACCAAAATCTTAGGATAGTCCTCTATTAAGGAACAACtttcaattaatttttgattagatgtatttttttggtaaatgttgtGTATACCTGTGTGTAACACCCTGCCATTAATTGTTATCTACTATATACTACACTCATTGAGAACCTTGAGAATGCAACCCAATGTGAAACTTTATAACATGcctacagaaatatatatattgaacaCTTCTGCTAAAGCAAAGTCATGTAAGTTGATATTATCATTCCTTTATATGCCTCAGCTTGTATACATTGGAAAAACAAGTTGTTTCCACAGAACCATGGTTAAATACCCAAAATATAAGTGTAAATACAAAACTGTATaagatgagaaaataaatacacgaaacaataaaacagaacaTTGGCTGCAAACTGTAGTAGTGTAGCATGcgctgtactgtatgtactgcaCTGTCCTGTAGTCTAAGTATATTGTGCATCacttcaaatcttttttatatacaaaaatatataatctgaATAtgatgtataagtgtataagtTTTACTGTACAAATTTTCAAAATGCAACTGGGTTTGATTCTTCACTTCTGATCTGTTCTTAGTCAACCGGTGCTGCAAGTCTGCATTGTTGAGCTTTACAATGTTACACCTTTAACAACCTTTATTCCTGCTGTCATGTGCAAACAGAGTGCAACAGTGTATGCTTGGGCAAAGACTGCATACTGGTGATTGATAAAGATCTGCATTTATGTCATTTTGACAGCTCAGCTACCACCTAAGGAAGTCAAGCAGTTTGTTTTTCAAGCGGTTTTAATATGGAATGTTTCTTTtctaacattttgttttatttctttttttttttttttatatatacacaaccaCACCTGGTTTGTTGAGATGGCTTTTCTCATTTCTCTTCAATTTgttctgcttttgttttcttccCAAGCTTTTCGGCTGTTCGGCAGCAGCTCAGGTGAAGACCGGCAATGAGATGAAAGGGCAGTTTCTGTCAGTCAACCTGAGCTTTGCCGTGGGGGTCATGTCTGCCATGTACCTCTGCATGGGGGTGTCAGGTGGGCATAAAGAAACAAGTTCTTATGCTAAGCATAAAAAGTAGTTGTAGAATTAGTTTaacagttttattattgttgttgttgttgttttgctaTTAGTATTAGAATTTCTTGGTTTTCTGAACTTCAAATGTTCTTTAATGCTGGTTATCATCACATCgtatctgcttttctctttccaCACCCATCAGGTGCTCATCTGAACCCTGCAGTTTCTCTAAGTTTCTGTGTGTTGGGGGATCTACCTTGGCGCTTTCTTCTGCCCTACTCTCTGTCTCAGGTGTTTGGAGCCTATCTTGCCTCTGCAGTTGTCTACACCATGTACTATGGTGAGGCCACATACACACCTGCAAAtacttgttttcttttacattttgccATAATTATCAAGGGCAGTGTGCATTGATTTTTGTGTATCGTTTGCTCTAGATGCTATAATGATGTATAGTGGTGGGATTTTGACTGTTTATGGTCCCAACGAAACTGCATCCATCTTTGCCACGTACCCCGCCCCAGGGATGTCCGTACAGACCAACATCTTTGACCAGGTCAGTGCAAAAGGTTGAATTGTGTGATGTATAACAGAAAATAGAACGATAGCCCTATGTTCTCATTTTGTAGTTAGTACAGCAAAGACAATTTGTTGTTGACCCACTGCacaaaaaatgtatgattttaaaagaaaaactatttgtTTTTGACCTGGTTAATTTACTCATAATGAAAGGGATTGGTTTATATCTTATTAATTTTTGATAAAACTATTGTGTTGTGCACTTCAGGAACATGTCGTGAACTGCTTGAGAATTAGCTGTTCTGTTGaatcagtacttttttttgAGGGAAAAACCTCCTTCTCTTTCTAACTAGCCCTGTCTATTCTATAAATATCATTCCTCAATATTTACTGTTCTTGATTTTTCCATTAACATAGTATTAGTTAGTGAAAAGGACACATGCTTGTTCTAATACAGTCTACATACAGAATAGTAGTATTGTAGCTGCAGGATTCGACAAGCTCCTTGAAATGATCTGATTAATAATATTCATCTCTCTTCATGATGTTATGGGCAGGTTGTGGGTTCCGCTACTCTGTTGCTATGTATCCTGCCCCTGAGTGATAAAAGGAACAGACCAGCTCCTGATGCCTTACTGCCACCCATTGTCGCAGCTGTTGTTCTGGGAATAGCCATGGCCATGTCCTCTAACTGTGGTGGAGCCATAAATCCAGCGAGGGATTTGGGGCCTCGACTTTTCACTCTCACAGCAGGCTGGGGGACTGAAGTCTTTACGTAAGTTTGAGCTTGTTGTAAATTTTAATCGTCACAGACTGTTCTCTATTCCATATTACCCATAAATGATGGACATATCATAAGCATACAGTATTTGATTTACTGAGATTTTATATGTCTCTCTAACTCACTTAGGTGCTATGATTATTTTTTCTTGGTGCCACTGGTGGCTCCTCTGTTTGGGGCTTTGCTCGGCTGCTTTTTTTACCAAGTCTTCATCCATTGGCATCTCCCCGACCCCGAACCAGAAACCGTCGAAAGTCAACCTCAAGACTCGGCAATTCAGTTAAAAGTGGTTGCTCTTTAATGAAAAGTATAAACAGTTGCAGCAAACATTTCTGATTTAGCTTCCTGTTTCTtgttatcattatcattatgaAACAGATATTTATGTAGTCCATTGCAaagattttcacacacacacacacacacacacacacacacacacacacacacacacacacacacattcatctcTGGCCAATTCAGAGTAATTATTTTATAGCTTCTGTAGTTATATCAAAAGATATAACTATAATGGCATTTGATGAATTGATAACATAAGACAGGCAATGTAATGAGAAGAGCTGTTTCTGCAAATTGAATCACAATGAATCAGATGGTTTTTGGTCATTTGTATATATTACCCACAATGTTCTACAGTGAATTAGAAAAGTTTGTGCGCATTGTGACTGTAGTTTTGGTTAGTAGACTGGAAGCAACTAAAGTTACTGAAGTTTTAGTACAATTTTAGAGAAGCCTCACTTTATTCCTCTTTAACCTCACTTGTGCTTTTCATGAACTGTTATACCTTGAATtatacctttttttatattttgaataacaaaataaaacagattcTGAGCTAATATACACTGCACTTTGcaggaagtctttttttttttagggtttttatCAAAAACACTACACAGCCACTCACACACCTAGAagcaatttatatatttagaatcCAGCCAATCCTACCAGCATGTCTTTGAGAGGGGGGAAGAACCTGGAGAAAAGCCATAGACGGAAACTTAACTTCCAAATCAAAATTTTAGAAAGTGAAAAAGGTGTAAAGAAGCAATGAAACATCCACTTACTTGGTTCCTGTTGCCCCCCTAAAAAACTCCCCAGAAGATCAAATATATTTGGTTGCCTctttctgtcactctctctctgggcgtcagggccagcaaggccttcactgtcctaaacactatcagaatcacttacttacatttaaatcttttttttgcattaaatcaTTCCCAATAGTCTAGTCTGTTTATTTCATATCTTTTACCTTGGTTGGGCTGCTTCAggagtgtatgtttatgttagagtttctatccaatcatatttcagccatcacgTGTTGCCGGGGTCAAAGAACTCTGCCttgaggccttcagaatcaacagTCTGGGCACCTGTAGCGTAAtgtgcttgaagctgttgctttaaccaatcagatttcaaatagGCAACACTGGTCCATCTAGCAGGCATTTAATAACATCACCatttttaagtatattttaCGTCATATTTTACATCAGAAAGCACACTATTCTGAGCTCTCAAATCGCATCTGtaacaaactgcacaagctcaaatgtATTCATGTTGATTTAATCGGTgcttttttcattccacaatggctgacagaggtgaagaaattgatttggttgcatatacagggagtgcagaattattaggcaagttgtatttttgaggattaattttatttgaggattaatttgaacaacaaccatgttctcaatgaacacaaaaactcattaatatcaaagctgaatatttttggaagtagtttttagttttagctattttagggggatatctgtgtgtgcaggtgactattactgtgcataattattaggcaacttaacaaaaaacaaattcatacccatttcaattatttattttaccagtgaaaccaatataacatctcaacattcacaaatatacatttctgacattcaaaaccaaacaaaacaaatcagtgaccaatatagccacctttctttgcaaggacactcaaaagcctgccatccatggattctgtcagtgttttgatctgttcaccatcaacattgcgtgcagcagcaaccacagcctcccagacactgttcagagaggtgtactgttttcctccttgtaaatcgcacatttgatgatggaccacaggttctcaatggggttcagatcaggtgaacaaggaggccatatcattagattttcttctttataccctttcttgccagccacgctgtggagtacttggacgtgtgtgatggagcattgtcctgcatgaaaatcatgtttttcttgaaggatgcagacttcttcctgtaccactgcttgaagaaggtgtcttccagaaactggcagtaggactgggagttcagcttgactccatcctcaacccgaaaaggccccacaagctcatctttgatgataccagcccaaaccagtactccacctccaccttgctggcgcctgagtcggactggagctctctgccctttaccaatccagccacgggcccatccatctggcccatcaagactcactctcatttcatcagtccataaaaccttagaaaatcagtcttgagatatttcttggcccagtcttgacgtttcagcttgtgtgtcttgttcagtggtggtcgactttctgcctttcttaccttggccatgtctctgagtattgcacaccttgtgcttttgggcacccagtgatgttgcagctctgaaatatggccaaactggtggcaagtggcatcttggcagctgcacgcttgacttttctcagttcacgggcagttattttgcgccttggtttttccacacgcttcttgcgaccctgttgactattttgaatgaaacgcttgattgttcgatgatcacgctcagaagcttggctattttaagactgctgcatcctctgcaatatatctcactatttttggcttttctgagcctgtcaagtccttcttttgacccattttgccaaaggaaaggaagttgcctaataattatgcacacctgatatagggtgttgatgtcattagaccacaccccttctcattacagagatgcacatcacctaatatgcttaattggtagtaggctttccagcctatacagcttggagtaagacaacatgcataacgaggatgatgtggtcaaaatactcatttgcctaataattctgcactccctgtatacttacaaggccattttcaaaatggacttttcaagaaaagctggacattttGAGGAAATGGCAGctgaaacagtttaaaacagttgttaagtTTCTTCATGAACCatctatgcatttttttctgtaaaatttaCATAACAATACACAATTATGCCTTAATTTCAAATTTCTAAgtaactataactatatattgccaaaagtattggctcacctgacctttcctgcttaatgtggttcttttctaaactgttaccacaaagctgaaggcactcaattgtacaggatgtctttagatgcgcaataataacattttttcactttttcacttgaacttggaaacccgtaacctgttccagcatggcaatgcccctgtgcacaaagtgagctccttgaagatctggtttacatgctttggagaggaggATCTacagtggtctgctatagagccctgatctcatccctactgaacacctttgggatgaattggaacgctgactgcaccccagctctcctcacctacatcagtacctgcctttcataatacacTTGtaactgataaacacaaatatccataagcacactacaaaatctagtgtaacatcttcccagaagagtgaagggaattataagagcaaagtATGGcttaatgtggaatgcaatgctcataAATCACATACTAAATGTGACCCAATTCTTTTGGCAAAATAGTGTAATTCAAATGGTGTCCATTGGAGGGCACTAAGAAACAATATTTCTGGGCgtccataaataaaaaaataaaaataattataataatatctaGTCTTGATAAATATGTGAAATCATATTAATCCTTGTAATGTGTTAgaaatgtaatgtgtaatgtgccAACATATTTTGTGTTAGCGTGTCAAATTTGACCCATGATTTAACTCAGTTTAAAATGCTCAAAAAACAACAGTTATCAtccaatattgttttttttttttttacctcatagCTAACTTGTTATGCATtgatatgttttattgttttattttatttatttattttttgtaattttttttggccACATGGACTATTTATATAAGAATATGCcactttttttacttaaatttttttaaatgaactcaTAATAAAACCAATGGGTATTTGTTATCTAACTATAATAGATTAATATTAGAACATACCTCCAAAATaaatggcttgttttttttttacttaatattaTTACTCATAGTGACATCTATTGTGTTATGGCTCAAAATGTACCTGCACAGTTTTATAATAGAAAAAGGTAAAAGgtacttttttatataatcaaaCTTAATTTTGCTCAAAATTGCAAATTCAAATAGAACATTAAGTTTTTCTGAACattaaaaaatgacaacataatttgtttctgtttgtgcatgtgtgttaaaATGATTGTTTTGAAGACTGAACATTGACAAGGTGTGTGTTCATATGCATGAATCACATTACATGATTATTTTAGTGTGCTcctgacatactgtatatgtttccCACATATATGGCAAATGCTCCACCATTTGTCCCGAACATCCCTACAAGCTTGTCATTCGCACGGCAAGCAGCTCTTGTCTCTCGAGTGTCAAACTCTTGACAACAAATGAAAGGTTTGGTAAAGTGACATGGTAACTGAAAAATACTCAGAGGTTACTCAGCTATCTGTAGCCTCATTGCAGGATTTGTATACTCCAGCAAGAACCAACAGCCCTATGTAAGCATCCAGGTGTGTTTTGTCAATCTCCAAAGCTGTTGCTTTTCCCTTCAGTGTTTGTCATCTCAAGCAGGATCTTCTAATCAGATGGTGGTATGAACAACTCAAATTCTGTGTTGATAACTTGGAAATGTGACACAGCATATCTAGTAGGCCTGGGGATCattctgatgatcttctcagttGGTGCTCTGTCTTGGTTGTCATAAAGGACTGATGACCATGAAATGTCACTTTTATATTTGAAGAGTTCTCTTTGAACGTCTGTGCCATTTGGGCTGTCCTCTTAATCATACGTGTCTTCATGTTCAGGATCAAACTCTACAtcatagatatacagtatataacatcaccaagtcaagtcaagtttatttctatagcgcttttcaaaacagacattgtctcaaagcagctttacagaaatcaacagtcaaggtgaatggtgtgcatttatccctgatgagcaagcagtggcgactgtggcaaggaaaaactcccttagatgttatgaggaagaaaccttgagaggaaccagactcaaaaggggaacccatcctcatttgggtgacatcaagagtttgatcataaatctttcaacaatacagaacactggagagtgagaactaacatgatgactggagtataagattataagtgatgttctttctgcagtcttatacagtctatatggttagtagctcctagttttataagctcagcatttgtgatcatcgcagatccagcatcagcttctccatgccagagcctttaatgtgatcagatgttctggagcacaaagttatgatatgtgacgtatgttatgtgtaggctttgctaaaaagatatgtttttaatctacatttaaactgggtgagtgtgtctgagccccgaacactgtcaggaagactattccagagtttaggagctaaatgtgaaaatgctctaccacctttagtggactttgctattctacgaactactagaagcccagagttttgagatcttagggagcgtggcggattgtagcgtgttaaaagactggatagatacatgggagccaaaccatttagtgctttataagtgagaagtaatagtttgtagtctattcgaaacttaacaggaagccaatgtagggacgataggattggggttatatgatcatattttcttgaccttgtaagaattttggctgctgcattctggactaactgaagcttgtttattaatgacgcaggacatccacctagtaatgcattacagtagtctattctggaggtcataaacgcatggacgagcttctctgcatcggatatagacaacgtttttcttaacttagaaatatttctaaggtgaaagaaggctgtttttgtaacttggttgatatgatatttgaaagacaagttgctgtctaaaataactcccaggtcttttaccgttgaactagtggttacagaacatccgtctaaatgcaggttgagatgctggagcttctgtatactagtttttgggccgatgagcaaaatcttagtcttatcagaatttaaaagtagaaagttatgggtcatccaatctcttatttccttaacacactcagttatccgagttaattgagctgtatcgcctggtttagatgagatatatagctgagtatcatcagcataacaatggaagctaattccatgccttctactaatatttcctaacggaagcatgtatattgtaaagagcaggggtcctagaactgaaccttgcagcacgccataatttacttgcattagcctggatagctctccatttaaatctacgaaatggtaacgatcggacaggtaggatttaaaccagcttaatgcctgtcccttaATGCCGATGTAAtattgtaagcgatctaggaggagatcatggtctgtagtgtcgaatgcagcactaagatctagtagaaccaacagcgagatgaagccttagactgaagctaaaaacaggtcattagtgattttaactagagcagtttctgtgctatgatggggcctaaaacctgactgaaattctttaaagatattgttctcttgcaggtaggaacatgaggggcttaataactactaacttgagggatttagggacatgtcctaacgatagtgaagagttaataatattcagaagaggttcaccagttgtatgtaacacttccttcagtaatttagtaggaattggatctaactgacatgttgtcgatttagctttggcaataacattatacagctcttcctgtcctgtacatgtaaaacagtggagttgtggagttgaaggtaacactgtctcaggagatggtgtcagaggttgaactgccacaattgtttttctaatgttatctattttttcagtgaagaaattcataaagccCTCACTACTAAattgtgatggaacacaattttcagagccctgatttgtagttagtttagctacagtactgaaaaggaacctgggattgtttttgttgttttctatgagtttgctcaggtgttcagctctagcagcttttagcgcctgtctgtagctgagcatactgtctttatacacaattctaaatacctccaatttagttttcctccattttctctccagattacgtgttGTAATCCACACCAAAGATATGGTCAATAACCTCAAATACACCGAATCTATTAAATGTCTATGAGGTTATTGACCATATATTTGGTCATGAAAGTAATATTGAGGACAGATGAAGAGACAGTGAGGAAGATGTgtctgaggatgaggatgatgtggAGTATGATTCAGAAAAAGCGGACACATCTGGTGAAAAGGACAGTCCAAAGACACTAAAGCTCTTGCTTGTGTTGAAATAGGCTGATGATGCAGAATGGAACCGataacacacatgcactttattaaTAGATAACAATGTTCATACAATTCTGTTCATATTGTTCACGCCACACCCCCCAAAAATGATGATTATCAATATTTCACAAGAAACATTGTGCTCCCATGGGGTTTTGCGTCCACATAAAAGACAGGGTGGGTGGGGGAGGGGGTAAGCTGTGTCTGTGATGTGAGTAGTTGAGCCAAATTTGATTTATAGAGCAACCCATAACTTTTATATGATGCATGGATGCATATAACAGTCATTATTCTGGGCGGGACAAATTTGAGCCGTAGCGCCAAAGATGTCACTTATATTTTTTAGGCCTTCTGAATTGACTAAAATGGTGACAGGTACTTttgttgtgtaaaaataaaGCTGTGTTTGAGGCTGTCATGAAGCCTTGTTCcaacagaaaaaaggaaatagtGTTTTTTACACACCACAAATTTGACCCTAACACAACATAagggttaaataaaataaacaatacttATTGTTATGGCTCATTGCCTTCAGTATAACTGCAGCACCATCTTCAATGATATTgataatttgttatttatattttaatattttaatatattgataatatatatgaatatataatatatgtaataaatattgatccgctgtggcgacctctaacgagagcagccgaaagaagttttgttataaatataaatataaatataaatataataataataataataataataataataataataataataataataatactttatctG belongs to Silurus meridionalis isolate SWU-2019-XX chromosome 4, ASM1480568v1, whole genome shotgun sequence and includes:
- the aqp10a gene encoding aquaporin-10a, yielding MQSSMVNRIKKLMMRRKIHNTLVRRCLGEILGTFVLLLFGCSAAAQVKTGNEMKGQFLSVNLSFAVGVMSAMYLCMGVSGAHLNPAVSLSFCVLGDLPWRFLLPYSLSQVFGAYLASAVVYTMYYDAIMMYSGGILTVYGPNETASIFATYPAPGMSVQTNIFDQVVGSATLLLCILPLSDKRNRPAPDALLPPIVAAVVLGIAMAMSSNCGGAINPARDLGPRLFTLTAGWGTEVFTCYDYFFLVPLVAPLFGALLGCFFYQVFIHWHLPDPEPETVESQPQDSAIQLKVVAL